The Prinia subflava isolate CZ2003 ecotype Zambia chromosome 5, Cam_Psub_1.2, whole genome shotgun sequence genome window below encodes:
- the DIO3 gene encoding thyroxine 5-deiodinase isoform X2 has translation MLTMPTAEEAASASEEPPPDDPPVCVSDSNRMFTLESLKAVWHGQKLDFFKSAHVGSLAPNPEVIQLDGQKRLRILDFARGKRPLILNFGSCTUPPFMARLRSFQRLAAHFVDIADFLLVYIEEAHPSDGWVSSDAAYNIPKHQCLQDRLRAAQLMREGAPDCPLAVDTMDNASSAAYGAYFERLYIIQEEKVMYQGGRGPEGYKISELRSWLDQYKTRLQSPSTVVIQV, from the coding sequence ATGCTGACGATGCCCACGGCGGAGGAGGCGGCCAGCGCCAGCGAGGAGCCGCCCCCCGACGACCCCCCGGTCTGCGTGTCCGACTCCAACCGCATGTTCACGCTGGAGTCGCTGAAAGCCGTGTGGCACGGGCAGAAGCTGGACTTCTTCAAGTCGGCGCACGTGGGTTCCTTGGCCCCTAACCCCGAGGTGATCCAGCTGGACGGGCAGAAGAGGCTCCGCATCCTGGACTTCGCCCGCGGCAAGAGACCCCTCATCCTCAACTTCGGCAGCTGCACCTGACCCCCGTTCATGGCCCGCCTGAGGTCCTTCCAGCGCCTGGCCGCGCACTTCGTGGACATTGCCGACTTCCTGCTGGTGTACATCGAAGAAGCACACCCGTCCGACGGCTGGGTCAGCTCGGACGCAGCCTACAACATCCCCAAGCACCAGTGCCTCCAGGACAGGCTGCGGGCAGCTCAGCTGATGAGGGAAGGGGCGCCCGATTGCCCCCTGGCCGTGGACACCATGGACAATGCTTCCAGCGCCGCCTACGGAGCCTACTTTGAGAGGCTCTACATCATCCAGGAGGAGAAGGTGATGTACCAGGGAGGAAGAGGACCAGAGGGCTACAAGATCTCCGAGCTGAGGAGCTGGCTAGACCAGTACAAAACCCGGCTCCAGAGCCCCAGCACGGTGGTCATCCAAGTGTAA
- the DIO3 gene encoding thyroxine 5-deiodinase isoform X1 — MLHSVGVHTLQLLTQAAACILLFPRFLLTAVMLWLLDFLCIRKKMLTMPTAEEAASASEEPPPDDPPVCVSDSNRMFTLESLKAVWHGQKLDFFKSAHVGSLAPNPEVIQLDGQKRLRILDFARGKRPLILNFGSCTUPPFMARLRSFQRLAAHFVDIADFLLVYIEEAHPSDGWVSSDAAYNIPKHQCLQDRLRAAQLMREGAPDCPLAVDTMDNASSAAYGAYFERLYIIQEEKVMYQGGRGPEGYKISELRSWLDQYKTRLQSPSTVVIQV, encoded by the coding sequence ATGCTCCACTCCGTCGGCGTTCACACCTTGCAGCTGCTCACCCAGGCGGCCGCCTGCATCCTCCTATTTCCCCGCTTCCTGCTCACCGCCGTGATGCTCTGGCTCCTGGATTTTCTGTGCATTAGGAAGAAGATGCTGACGATGCCCACGGCGGAGGAGGCGGCCAGCGCCAGCGAGGAGCCGCCCCCCGACGACCCCCCGGTCTGCGTGTCCGACTCCAACCGCATGTTCACGCTGGAGTCGCTGAAAGCCGTGTGGCACGGGCAGAAGCTGGACTTCTTCAAGTCGGCGCACGTGGGTTCCTTGGCCCCTAACCCCGAGGTGATCCAGCTGGACGGGCAGAAGAGGCTCCGCATCCTGGACTTCGCCCGCGGCAAGAGACCCCTCATCCTCAACTTCGGCAGCTGCACCTGACCCCCGTTCATGGCCCGCCTGAGGTCCTTCCAGCGCCTGGCCGCGCACTTCGTGGACATTGCCGACTTCCTGCTGGTGTACATCGAAGAAGCACACCCGTCCGACGGCTGGGTCAGCTCGGACGCAGCCTACAACATCCCCAAGCACCAGTGCCTCCAGGACAGGCTGCGGGCAGCTCAGCTGATGAGGGAAGGGGCGCCCGATTGCCCCCTGGCCGTGGACACCATGGACAATGCTTCCAGCGCCGCCTACGGAGCCTACTTTGAGAGGCTCTACATCATCCAGGAGGAGAAGGTGATGTACCAGGGAGGAAGAGGACCAGAGGGCTACAAGATCTCCGAGCTGAGGAGCTGGCTAGACCAGTACAAAACCCGGCTCCAGAGCCCCAGCACGGTGGTCATCCAAGTGTAA